The Pseudodesulfovibrio sp. S3 genome window below encodes:
- a CDS encoding ATP-binding protein: MREIVIISGKGGAGKTSVAGAFAHLADNAILCDLDVDAPDLHLLLNPQIDSEKQFWSGFEAIIDQEKCINCGQCATLCRFDAITEGEDGFKVNPFACEGCKVCVTLCPEQAIDFPEKHCGQWYVSQTRFGPMVHAQLFPGEENSGRLVTLLKQTARTMAEEQGLDLVLCDGAPGIGCPVISSMAGTDLAVVVTEPTPSGLHDLKRVAELCDGFRTKVTVLINKWDINPDMTDQIEAWCTSRGHALAGRFPHDKSVVDAMLKGKVITEFQDNPMTDSLKQSWAGILALLDTCN; encoded by the coding sequence ATGCGTGAGATCGTCATCATCAGCGGCAAGGGCGGCGCAGGCAAGACTTCCGTGGCCGGGGCGTTCGCGCACTTGGCAGATAACGCCATTCTCTGCGATCTGGACGTGGACGCCCCGGACCTGCATCTGCTCCTGAACCCGCAAATTGACTCGGAAAAGCAATTCTGGTCCGGCTTTGAGGCGATCATTGACCAGGAAAAATGCATCAACTGCGGCCAATGCGCCACCTTGTGCCGTTTCGACGCCATCACCGAGGGCGAAGACGGATTCAAGGTAAACCCCTTCGCCTGCGAAGGATGCAAAGTCTGCGTGACCCTGTGCCCGGAACAGGCCATCGACTTCCCGGAAAAACACTGCGGCCAGTGGTATGTTTCCCAGACCCGTTTCGGTCCCATGGTCCACGCCCAGCTCTTTCCGGGCGAGGAAAATTCCGGTCGGCTGGTCACCCTGCTCAAGCAGACAGCACGAACCATGGCCGAAGAACAGGGACTGGACCTGGTGCTCTGCGACGGAGCGCCCGGCATCGGCTGCCCTGTGATCAGCTCCATGGCCGGGACCGATCTGGCCGTGGTGGTCACCGAACCCACCCCGTCAGGCCTGCACGACCTCAAACGCGTGGCCGAGTTGTGCGACGGCTTTCGGACAAAGGTCACCGTGCTGATCAACAAATGGGACATCAACCCGGACATGACCGATCAGATCGAAGCTTGGTGCACAAGCCGGGGTCACGCCCTGGCCGGACGATTCCCCCATGACAAATCCGTGGTGGACGCCATGCTGAAAGGCAAGGTGATCACGGAATTTCAAGACAA
- a CDS encoding ATP-binding protein, with amino-acid sequence MIYAVASGKGGTGKTTVSSSLAALWDTPVALVDLDVEEPNLHLFLQPDLTDISKAYIEVPEADESKCTRCRACVDICQFKAITIMADTLLVFPEMCHGCGGCLEVCPEGALSPGKRELGEICRGTAGSHEFIMGRLRVGEAMSPPLMRQIRTLFPDLGTRGDILIDAPPGVSCPAIAAVTDADCIVLVTEPTPFGFHDFKLAWEAFKPFGKPMGAVINRATLGNNAVKEFCQEHDIPIWAEIPYSRDIAEAYSRGEIISLLLKGLEETFIDLRRNMKAAAKGEVRHA; translated from the coding sequence ATGATATACGCCGTAGCCAGTGGCAAGGGCGGAACGGGGAAGACCACAGTGTCTTCCTCGCTGGCCGCCTTATGGGATACCCCCGTGGCCCTGGTGGACCTTGACGTGGAGGAACCCAACCTGCACCTCTTTCTCCAGCCGGACCTGACCGACATCAGCAAGGCGTATATCGAAGTGCCTGAAGCGGACGAATCCAAATGCACCAGGTGCCGGGCCTGCGTGGATATCTGCCAGTTCAAGGCGATCACGATCATGGCCGACACCCTGCTCGTGTTCCCGGAAATGTGCCACGGATGCGGCGGCTGCCTCGAAGTCTGCCCCGAAGGAGCGCTTTCTCCGGGCAAACGAGAGCTGGGCGAGATATGCCGGGGCACGGCCGGGAGCCATGAGTTCATCATGGGACGGCTCCGCGTGGGCGAGGCCATGAGCCCGCCGCTCATGCGCCAGATTCGCACACTGTTCCCGGACCTCGGCACACGCGGCGACATCCTCATCGACGCGCCGCCCGGCGTGAGTTGTCCGGCCATAGCGGCGGTCACGGACGCGGATTGCATTGTCCTGGTCACGGAACCGACCCCGTTCGGCTTCCACGACTTCAAGCTTGCCTGGGAAGCCTTCAAACCGTTCGGAAAACCCATGGGCGCCGTGATCAACAGGGCGACTCTGGGCAACAATGCGGTCAAGGAGTTCTGTCAGGAGCACGACATCCCCATATGGGCTGAGATTCCCTACTCGCGGGATATTGCCGAAGCCTATTCCAGGGGCGAAATCATCTCCCTGCTGCTCAAGGGATTGGAAGAGACCTTCATCGACCTGCGACGCAACATGAAAGCGGCCGCAAAAGGCGAGGTGCGCCATGCGTGA
- a CDS encoding DUF134 domain-containing protein produces MGRRKKRRMVQQEPDVTYYKPQGIPMLELQNATLTFEELEAIRLADAQGLSQEEGAKVMGVSRATFGRVLGKARLVVATALTGGHAIRIEGGHYTLADKAWECPATMPDDPSANHGENIMPGKNGTGPGAGGGGRCMGGQGRRMGGQGQGMGQGRRMGGQGQGMGQGRGMGGQGQGTGAGNQGSTTAKFKDTAVNKIAVTAEGPTLDDRVDPRFGRCGGFAIVDPETMEVVQYVDNGGSQAMAQSAGIQAAENVANAGAKVVLTGYVGPKAFSALQAAGIGIGQDVDNLTVREAVEKFKAGNVPMADNPNAQSGGNK; encoded by the coding sequence ATGGGAAGACGGAAAAAAAGACGGATGGTGCAGCAGGAACCCGATGTGACGTATTACAAGCCACAAGGGATTCCCATGCTCGAACTGCAAAACGCCACTTTGACCTTCGAAGAACTTGAGGCGATTCGCCTAGCCGATGCCCAAGGGCTTTCCCAGGAAGAGGGGGCCAAAGTCATGGGTGTGTCCCGTGCGACCTTTGGCAGGGTGCTTGGCAAGGCCCGGCTGGTCGTTGCTACCGCATTGACCGGTGGCCACGCCATTCGGATCGAAGGCGGCCACTACACCCTTGCCGACAAGGCATGGGAATGCCCTGCAACAATGCCGGACGATCCGTCCGCAAACCATGGAGAAAATATCATGCCAGGGAAAAATGGAACTGGACCGGGCGCCGGAGGCGGCGGACGGTGCATGGGTGGCCAGGGACGCCGAATGGGCGGTCAGGGCCAGGGAATGGGCCAGGGACGTCGAATGGGCGGCCAGGGTCAAGGAATGGGCCAGGGACGCGGAATGGGTGGCCAGGGCCAGGGAACAGGAGCTGGAAACCAAGGCTCCACAACCGCAAAATTCAAGGATACTGCCGTGAACAAGATTGCCGTTACTGCCGAAGGCCCCACTCTGGACGACCGCGTCGACCCCCGTTTCGGTAGGTGCGGAGGCTTTGCCATAGTGGACCCGGAAACCATGGAAGTCGTGCAATACGTCGACAACGGCGGCTCTCAGGCCATGGCCCAGAGCGCCGGAATTCAGGCCGCGGAAAACGTGGCAAATGCTGGAGCCAAGGTGGTTTTGACCGGCTATGTCGGTCCCAAGGCCTTCTCCGCCCTGCAGGCCGCCGGCATCGGAATCGGACAGGATGTGGACAACCTGACCGTCCGTGAAGCCGTGGAAAAATTCAAGGCCGGAAACGTGCCCATGGCCGACAACCCCAATGCCCAGTCCGGAGGCAACAAATGA
- a CDS encoding transporter substrate-binding domain-containing protein, with the protein MRNIIRVNWVLILLCCFLSFQAQADTGAEDTISEVVSAGPFWDTFTNRDGTGLYHEVLDAVFALYNVRVRHDYVPSDRADELVRLGWADMMICDDKAMEPLRLARYPLYVNDYYVFFDKARIGPWQGPESLRGMEVVAQKGFYHTWDFPVPVRIREMSSGLKCLEMVLLGRSDFYVDDMSFIQQSIAEGPRFDRKLFDFRKAGNRSYHPMFSSSPRSSVVMKMYDDGMRTLHENGKLRPIYEKRGHSYPNFDDY; encoded by the coding sequence GTGAGAAATATCATTCGTGTTAATTGGGTTCTGATTCTTCTTTGCTGTTTTTTGTCTTTCCAGGCTCAGGCAGACACAGGGGCAGAGGACACTATTTCCGAAGTGGTCTCTGCCGGGCCGTTCTGGGACACTTTCACCAATCGGGATGGGACCGGCCTGTACCATGAGGTGCTCGATGCCGTGTTCGCCTTGTATAACGTGAGGGTGCGCCATGATTATGTCCCTTCCGACAGGGCCGATGAGCTGGTCCGGCTCGGTTGGGCGGACATGATGATCTGCGACGACAAGGCTATGGAGCCATTGCGTTTGGCTCGCTATCCCCTCTATGTGAATGATTACTATGTGTTTTTCGACAAGGCTCGTATTGGTCCCTGGCAGGGCCCCGAGAGTCTGAGGGGTATGGAGGTGGTGGCCCAGAAGGGGTTTTATCATACCTGGGACTTTCCGGTGCCGGTCCGCATCCGGGAGATGTCCTCCGGTCTGAAGTGCCTGGAGATGGTTCTTCTTGGTCGTTCGGATTTTTACGTGGACGACATGTCCTTCATTCAGCAATCCATAGCCGAAGGGCCGAGATTTGATAGGAAGCTGTTTGATTTCCGCAAGGCTGGCAACCGTTCCTATCATCCCATGTTTAGCTCCTCCCCGCGCAGCAGTGTCGTCATGAAGATGTACGACGACGGGATGCGTACCCTGCATGAGAACGGCAAGCTCAGGCCCATCTATGAGAAGAGGGGCCACAGCTACCCGAATTTCGACGATTATTAA
- a CDS encoding PACE efflux transporter has protein sequence MRTKADRLRHTICFEVFGLVTCTPLASWWLDRDLMRVGVMSIIISLTAMVCNYIFNLAFDHLLVKMGRLVHVRPPWLRVVHAFSFEASLIIVTTPFVAWWLDISLWAAFVADIGIALFYLVYAYLFNWAYDVVWPMPHAIAPVKVKE, from the coding sequence ATGCGCACGAAGGCAGACAGGCTCCGCCACACCATTTGTTTCGAGGTTTTCGGCCTTGTCACCTGCACGCCATTGGCTTCCTGGTGGCTTGACCGCGATCTGATGCGCGTCGGGGTCATGTCCATCATCATTTCCCTGACCGCCATGGTGTGCAACTACATCTTCAACCTCGCCTTTGATCATCTGTTGGTGAAGATGGGCCGTTTGGTGCATGTGCGTCCGCCCTGGCTTCGCGTTGTGCATGCCTTTTCCTTCGAAGCCAGCCTGATTATCGTGACAACGCCTTTTGTGGCCTGGTGGTTGGACATTTCCCTTTGGGCCGCTTTTGTTGCCGACATCGGAATTGCCTTGTTCTATTTGGTGTATGCCTATCTTTTCAACTGGGCCTATGATGTGGTCTGGCCCATGCCCCATGCGATTGCACCGGTAAAGGTGAAGGAATAG
- a CDS encoding LysE family translocator: protein MFGTHDFVLFVFSALLLNITPGQDVFYIVSRGSSLGWKMGAVAALGVGAGCFVHVFAAAVGLSAILATSAMAFTVVKFAGAGYLIWVGLSMWRRNGNGQDAADKNYFKMSRRKVFSQGFLTNALNPKVALFFMAFLPQFVSTDAANKPLAFLCLGVVFTVNGTLVNLGYAWFAAKASAVFGGGGKYGSWIKRAAGTLFVCLGIRLAFADPLS from the coding sequence ATGTTCGGTACACATGATTTCGTTTTGTTCGTGTTTTCGGCTCTGCTCCTGAACATCACGCCGGGACAGGACGTGTTCTACATCGTCAGTCGGGGGTCGTCCCTGGGGTGGAAGATGGGCGCTGTGGCCGCGTTGGGCGTGGGGGCAGGGTGTTTCGTGCACGTCTTTGCCGCCGCCGTCGGCCTGTCCGCCATTCTTGCCACTTCGGCCATGGCCTTTACCGTGGTCAAGTTTGCGGGTGCGGGCTATCTGATCTGGGTCGGGCTGTCCATGTGGCGGCGCAACGGCAACGGCCAGGATGCTGCGGACAAAAACTATTTCAAGATGTCCAGGCGCAAGGTGTTTTCACAGGGGTTTCTGACCAACGCCCTCAATCCCAAGGTGGCCTTGTTTTTCATGGCTTTTCTGCCCCAGTTCGTGTCGACGGATGCGGCGAACAAGCCTCTGGCCTTTTTGTGCCTGGGGGTTGTTTTCACTGTCAACGGCACCCTGGTCAATCTCGGGTATGCCTGGTTCGCGGCCAAGGCTTCCGCCGTTTTCGGCGGCGGCGGGAAGTACGGATCGTGGATAAAGCGGGCCGCAGGCACCCTGTTTGTATGCCTGGGTATCCGTCTGGCCTTTGCAGACCCGTTAAGTTAG
- a CDS encoding MarR family winged helix-turn-helix transcriptional regulator, with product MNGKQTPLGRSPAHRSEAGEETARFIAETFRLHRELLRASENLAAEFGLTSARWRVLAAFRDKALTVSSVARRLGLARQSVQRTTRCLEADGFVVFSGNPDHKRADLAGLTEKGETMLKEMAARQGDWLEALSTELPPSNLRIGVGMMRGLINRLSEGSE from the coding sequence ATGAACGGAAAACAGACACCTCTGGGCCGAAGCCCTGCCCATCGTTCGGAGGCCGGAGAAGAAACGGCCCGGTTCATTGCCGAGACGTTCCGCCTGCACCGGGAGCTGCTCCGTGCATCCGAGAACCTGGCCGCCGAATTCGGGCTGACATCTGCACGTTGGCGGGTGCTCGCCGCCTTCCGCGACAAGGCCCTGACCGTATCCTCGGTTGCCCGCCGCCTGGGCCTGGCCCGTCAGAGCGTGCAGCGAACGACCCGTTGTCTGGAGGCGGACGGATTCGTGGTTTTTTCCGGAAACCCGGATCATAAACGGGCCGATCTGGCGGGCCTGACGGAAAAGGGGGAGACCATGCTCAAGGAAATGGCAGCCCGACAGGGGGACTGGCTTGAGGCCCTGAGCACGGAGCTACCTCCGTCCAACCTGCGCATCGGCGTGGGCATGATGCGCGGCCTGATCAACCGGTTGTCGGAAGGGTCGGAATAA
- a CDS encoding SpoIIE family protein phosphatase gives MAETANMTREELVAEVERLRAQLGSCGEQVLEKVECHARVKSEIEQLHEAGETVGLANLIVENSPAVLFRRLADDTRKLVYVSENLSQWGYSATDFLSGKAAFENILCPEDKDRLSLEIQKYQDQNVEEYAQEYRIVAADGEIRWVSDETSVVRDEQGHRLFNQGVLLDITSRKLAAEALAASEYKFRKTIEGAAEGYLLMDENLVIKEVNDAYCRMLGYERQDLLGRRPHDFATLEYQRFLESNSERFRTQVHRRFEGSMVHKGGHVVPVLINANTLQDEGGNFLGNVAFVADLTEQKKAMDLAGEVQKSLLPRKDPKVQGLDVAGSSVASEVAGGDYFDYLEDVDAAYPALSVAVGDISGHGVDAALLMTTARGFLRMRAGQPGSPGQIITEMNRHLADDLYGSGRFMTLFYVRLDSKEAKAQWVRAGHDPAVIYCPVLDVFTELGTEAGLPLGVIRETRYFDETGELKPGQIIAVGTDGIWEARNREGVMFGKARYKEILRKHADGTAREILNAVFDAVHRYTGGSKPDDDITLVIIKYGPEV, from the coding sequence ATGGCTGAAACCGCGAATATGACCAGGGAAGAGCTTGTTGCCGAGGTGGAGCGACTGCGTGCGCAATTGGGATCGTGCGGTGAGCAGGTGCTGGAAAAGGTTGAGTGTCATGCCAGGGTCAAGTCCGAAATCGAACAGTTGCACGAGGCCGGGGAGACCGTTGGTTTGGCCAATCTGATCGTGGAGAATTCCCCGGCGGTGCTGTTCCGCAGGTTGGCCGACGACACGCGCAAGCTGGTCTATGTCTCTGAAAATCTCAGCCAGTGGGGCTATTCAGCAACGGATTTCCTGTCCGGGAAAGCTGCCTTTGAGAACATACTCTGCCCAGAAGACAAGGACCGGCTTTCCCTTGAAATCCAGAAGTACCAGGATCAAAATGTTGAAGAATATGCTCAGGAGTACCGGATTGTCGCTGCGGATGGAGAGATTCGCTGGGTGTCGGATGAGACTTCCGTGGTCCGGGATGAACAGGGACATCGCCTCTTCAATCAGGGGGTGCTGTTGGACATCACCAGTCGCAAACTGGCCGCAGAGGCCCTGGCCGCGAGCGAGTACAAATTCCGAAAGACCATAGAGGGTGCGGCTGAAGGGTATTTGCTCATGGACGAGAATCTCGTCATCAAGGAGGTCAACGACGCCTACTGCCGCATGCTCGGATATGAACGCCAGGACCTTTTGGGCCGCCGTCCTCACGATTTTGCCACCCTGGAATACCAGCGATTCCTTGAATCCAATTCCGAGCGCTTCCGCACCCAGGTGCACCGGCGTTTCGAGGGAAGCATGGTTCATAAGGGCGGACATGTGGTGCCGGTGCTGATCAACGCCAACACGTTGCAGGACGAGGGCGGGAATTTTCTCGGAAACGTGGCCTTTGTCGCCGATCTGACCGAGCAGAAAAAAGCAATGGATCTGGCGGGTGAGGTGCAGAAAAGCCTGTTGCCTCGCAAAGATCCCAAGGTTCAGGGGTTGGACGTGGCCGGTTCGTCCGTGGCCAGTGAAGTCGCTGGCGGCGATTATTTCGACTATCTCGAGGATGTGGACGCGGCGTATCCGGCGCTTTCCGTGGCGGTCGGGGATATCTCCGGCCACGGTGTGGACGCGGCCTTGCTCATGACCACTGCGCGGGGTTTTTTGCGCATGAGGGCGGGTCAACCCGGAAGCCCCGGTCAGATCATCACGGAAATGAATCGCCATTTGGCCGATGACCTCTACGGTTCCGGCAGGTTCATGACCCTGTTCTATGTGCGGCTTGACTCCAAAGAAGCCAAGGCCCAGTGGGTTCGGGCGGGGCATGACCCGGCAGTGATCTACTGCCCGGTTCTCGACGTCTTCACCGAGTTGGGGACCGAAGCCGGACTGCCGCTTGGGGTGATCAGGGAAACCCGCTATTTCGATGAGACCGGCGAGCTCAAGCCCGGCCAGATCATCGCGGTGGGAACCGACGGCATTTGGGAGGCCAGAAACCGGGAGGGGGTGATGTTCGGCAAGGCGCGGTACAAGGAGATTTTGAGGAAACACGCGGACGGCACTGCCAGGGAGATCCTGAATGCGGTTTTTGATGCGGTTCACAGGTATACCGGCGGGTCCAAACCCGATGACGACATCACCCTGGTGATCATCAAATACGGTCCGGAAGTGTGA
- a CDS encoding transporter substrate-binding domain-containing protein translates to MPELLRERRPIRVLVSYNRTNFFMKDGVMRGLEVDMMRAYEKHLVETHKDDVIRMVFVPVPFEELVPALLAGHGDIVAAGLTVTAERARQVAFAEPYRTGVRELVVGSVSGRAVNGVADLSGRQVHVMAGSSYAEHLADDNARLVAKGQAPVKVVRADPNLVTEDLLEMTAQGLIEYTVADEQVAAVWKEALPGLRIVSDWDINSGGSMAWAVRPESKALQQSLSRFATSVQQGTLLGNMFYNRYYQNVDHLTYSLESIEVGKLKPMAKLFIKYSEIYGFDWLKIAALAHQESHFDMQRKSSMGAVGVMQIKPSTAAEPAVNIKDVSTLENNIHAGIKYLRYLCDNYFKDVDSDARMDFALAAYNAGPGRIMQVRSRAVSMGLDPNRWFGNTEWAAFDLIGRETTAYVAHIQMYYAAYKASQKVLLQRREAL, encoded by the coding sequence TTGCCGGAACTGCTTCGCGAGCGGCGTCCGATCCGGGTGCTCGTTTCCTACAACCGAACAAATTTCTTCATGAAGGATGGCGTCATGCGCGGCCTGGAGGTCGACATGATGCGTGCCTATGAAAAACATCTGGTGGAAACGCACAAAGATGACGTGATCCGCATGGTCTTTGTGCCTGTCCCGTTTGAAGAGCTCGTGCCGGCCCTGTTGGCCGGGCATGGGGACATTGTTGCGGCCGGGCTGACGGTTACGGCCGAGCGCGCGCGGCAGGTCGCATTTGCCGAGCCTTACCGCACGGGCGTCAGGGAGCTGGTGGTCGGTAGTGTTTCCGGAAGAGCGGTCAACGGGGTGGCCGATCTTTCCGGCAGGCAGGTGCACGTCATGGCGGGCAGCAGCTATGCGGAACACCTGGCCGACGACAATGCCCGGCTGGTGGCCAAGGGGCAAGCGCCCGTGAAAGTGGTCCGGGCAGATCCCAATCTGGTCACTGAGGATCTGCTGGAAATGACGGCTCAAGGTCTCATCGAGTATACCGTCGCTGACGAGCAGGTGGCGGCAGTCTGGAAGGAGGCCCTCCCCGGGCTGAGAATAGTATCGGATTGGGATATCAACTCCGGGGGCAGTATGGCCTGGGCCGTGCGCCCGGAAAGCAAGGCCCTGCAGCAGAGCCTGAGCCGGTTCGCAACTTCGGTGCAGCAGGGAACGCTGCTCGGGAACATGTTTTATAACCGCTATTATCAAAACGTGGACCATTTGACGTATTCTCTGGAATCCATAGAGGTCGGCAAGCTCAAGCCCATGGCAAAACTTTTCATCAAATACAGCGAGATATATGGTTTTGATTGGCTCAAAATAGCGGCTCTGGCCCATCAGGAGTCGCATTTCGACATGCAGCGCAAAAGTTCCATGGGCGCGGTGGGGGTGATGCAGATCAAACCGTCCACTGCCGCCGAACCAGCCGTGAACATCAAGGATGTTTCCACCCTGGAGAACAACATTCACGCCGGGATCAAATACCTGCGTTATTTGTGCGACAATTATTTCAAGGACGTGGACTCGGACGCCCGGATGGACTTTGCCCTGGCCGCCTACAATGCCGGCCCCGGCAGGATCATGCAGGTGCGCAGCAGGGCCGTTTCAATGGGATTGGACCCGAACAGGTGGTTCGGCAATACGGAATGGGCCGCCTTTGATCTTATCGGACGCGAGACAACGGCCTATGTGGCCCACATCCAGATGTACTATGCCGCGTACAAGGCCTCGCAAAAGGTTTTGCTTCAGCGCAGGGAAGCCCTGTAA
- a CDS encoding RNA-binding protein has product MMKSIYVGNISFSATENDLRDLFAQHGDVASVKLVEDRETGRFRGFGFVEMDDAGAAAAIEALDGYDLAGRPLKVNEAKPRAPRPRR; this is encoded by the coding sequence ATCATGAAAAGCATTTATGTCGGCAACATTTCCTTCAGTGCTACAGAAAACGACCTGCGCGACCTGTTCGCACAACACGGCGATGTCGCATCCGTAAAACTCGTCGAAGACCGTGAAACAGGACGCTTCCGCGGTTTCGGTTTTGTGGAAATGGATGATGCGGGTGCCGCTGCGGCCATCGAGGCCCTGGACGGCTACGACTTGGCCGGTCGACCCCTGAAGGTCAACGAAGCCAAGCCTCGCGCCCCTCGCCCCAGACGCTAG
- the purD gene encoding phosphoribosylamine--glycine ligase encodes MKILVVGSGGREHALCWKLSQNPKVESIICAPGNGGTAQVGENIAISDDDIPGLVSLAKEREVGLVVVGPELPLVLGLENALRQEGIPCFGPNAFAANLEGSKAFAKNVMAEVGVPTAPFRVFDEFDEAVAFIRKKGAPIVVKADGLAAGKGVVVATSVEEALEAVEQMMVKKVFGSAGDRVVIEEALKGEEASFLAFCDGINYAVLPSSQDHKAVFDGDTGPNTGGMGAYSPAPILPKEKYAETARICIKPILRHLASKGEPFKGVLYAGLMYTENGPSVIEYNVRFGDPECQPLFMRLETDLLEIMFACIKGKLDQIEVKSIPQAACGVVMAAKGYPGSYPKGMEITGLENADAMDGVKVFQAGTRVEGDKIVTSGGRVLCVTALGDDLAAAKKKAYEAVDKIHFENSFYRRDIADKGLKRSK; translated from the coding sequence ATGAAAATTCTTGTGGTCGGTTCCGGTGGCCGTGAGCATGCCTTGTGTTGGAAGCTCTCCCAGAACCCGAAAGTGGAGTCCATAATTTGTGCGCCGGGCAACGGCGGCACCGCCCAGGTAGGCGAAAATATAGCGATCAGTGACGACGACATTCCGGGCCTGGTTTCTCTGGCCAAGGAACGCGAGGTGGGCCTTGTGGTCGTCGGTCCCGAATTGCCCCTGGTCCTTGGGCTGGAGAACGCGCTCAGGCAGGAGGGCATCCCCTGCTTCGGCCCCAATGCCTTTGCCGCCAACCTGGAGGGATCCAAGGCATTCGCCAAGAACGTCATGGCTGAAGTGGGTGTTCCCACTGCACCTTTCCGCGTGTTCGACGAATTTGATGAGGCTGTGGCCTTCATTCGCAAGAAAGGCGCGCCCATCGTGGTCAAGGCGGACGGTCTGGCTGCCGGAAAGGGCGTGGTCGTGGCGACCAGCGTGGAAGAGGCCCTTGAGGCCGTGGAGCAGATGATGGTCAAGAAGGTCTTCGGTTCAGCCGGAGATCGCGTGGTCATCGAAGAGGCCCTCAAGGGCGAGGAGGCATCCTTTCTGGCTTTTTGCGACGGCATCAACTACGCCGTGCTCCCTTCCAGCCAGGATCACAAGGCCGTTTTCGACGGTGACACCGGTCCCAATACCGGCGGCATGGGGGCCTATTCCCCGGCCCCGATCCTGCCCAAGGAAAAATACGCCGAGACCGCCAGGATATGCATCAAGCCCATCCTGCGCCATCTTGCCTCCAAGGGCGAGCCGTTCAAGGGCGTGCTCTATGCCGGGTTGATGTATACGGAAAACGGCCCTTCCGTCATCGAATACAACGTCCGTTTCGGCGACCCGGAATGCCAGCCCCTGTTCATGCGGCTGGAGACGGACCTGCTGGAGATCATGTTCGCCTGCATCAAAGGCAAGCTCGATCAGATTGAGGTCAAATCCATTCCCCAGGCCGCCTGCGGCGTGGTCATGGCCGCCAAGGGTTATCCCGGTTCCTATCCCAAGGGCATGGAAATCACCGGGTTGGAGAACGCCGATGCCATGGACGGAGTCAAGGTCTTCCAGGCCGGAACCAGGGTCGAAGGCGACAAGATCGTCACCTCCGGTGGCCGCGTGCTCTGCGTCACCGCGCTCGGAGACGATCTGGCCGCTGCCAAGAAAAAAGCCTATGAAGCCGTGGACAAAATCCACTTTGAAAACAGCTTCTATCGCCGCGACATCGCCGACAAGGGCCTGAAGCGGTCAAAATAG
- the purE gene encoding 5-(carboxyamino)imidazole ribonucleotide mutase has product MPQVVIFMGSISDEEKMRPCSDLLKELGVEHVFTVSSAHRTPERTARLVAEYEADGCQVFICAAGLAAHLAGAVAAKTTKPVLGVPLTASPLGGMDALLATVQMPPGFPVGTLALDKVGAKNAAWLAAQILALSDETLSAKIRQARDGFKESVERDAASL; this is encoded by the coding sequence ATGCCGCAGGTTGTGATTTTTATGGGGTCCATTTCGGACGAGGAAAAGATGCGTCCGTGTTCCGATCTGCTCAAGGAATTGGGCGTGGAGCATGTTTTCACGGTGTCTTCGGCGCACCGCACACCGGAGCGGACCGCCCGGTTGGTTGCGGAATATGAGGCTGACGGCTGCCAGGTGTTCATCTGTGCCGCCGGGCTGGCCGCGCACCTGGCCGGAGCTGTGGCCGCCAAGACAACAAAGCCGGTGTTGGGCGTGCCCCTGACCGCTTCTCCTCTGGGCGGCATGGATGCCCTGTTGGCCACGGTGCAGATGCCTCCGGGCTTTCCGGTGGGCACGTTGGCCCTGGACAAGGTGGGCGCCAAGAATGCCGCCTGGTTGGCAGCCCAAATCCTGGCCCTGAGCGACGAGACCCTGTCCGCCAAGATCAGACAGGCCCGGGACGGCTTCAAGGAGTCGGTGGAGCGGGACGCGGCGAGCTTGTAG